In bacterium, a single genomic region encodes these proteins:
- a CDS encoding nitroreductase family protein — translation SSEPAEAYLAHLFSYGSLVIAVCAISSQAWVRESDRFNARLIDAAIVADHLILAAANLGLGTCWIAAFNVEAARSVLQLPEEVEPVIFTPLGYPADQPGPKIRKPLVELVRYEHW, via the coding sequence TCGTCCGAACCGGCAGAAGCATACTTAGCTCACTTATTCAGTTACGGCTCCTTAGTGATTGCTGTCTGCGCGATCTCTTCGCAGGCATGGGTTCGGGAAAGCGACCGCTTCAATGCGCGCTTGATCGACGCAGCGATCGTAGCTGATCACCTCATCTTGGCTGCTGCAAACTTGGGATTGGGAACCTGTTGGATTGCGGCTTTCAATGTTGAGGCTGCGCGCAGCGTTCTACAGCTGCCCGAAGAAGTCGAGCCAGTAATCTTTACACCGCTCGGTTATCCTGCCGACCAACCTGGTCCCAAGATTCGTAAGCCTCTGGTTGA